A stretch of the Danio rerio strain Tuebingen ecotype United States chromosome 18, GRCz12tu, whole genome shotgun sequence genome encodes the following:
- the olfcg9 gene encoding extracellular calcium-sensing receptor isoform X2, whose protein sequence is MLLYLCTLLLFFKLKVSVGNASCKIMGEPKYPLLFKDGDVTIGALFPVHSIETAPSFEFTQKPQLLSCSSVNLRDFRLAQILIFAIEEINRSESLLPKLSLGYKIYDTCSSKLSSMSATMALMNSFEFAGRDKCNGQTSVHAIIGETESSATVILTRTTGPFKIPVISHAASCECLSSRKEYPSFFRTISSDYHQGRALAYIVKHLGWSWVGAVNSDNDYGNYGMAIFLNTAHKEGICVEYSEKFYRTEPEKLKKVVDTIKKSTAKVIVAFISFLEMRLLVEQLSAENITGLQIVGVEGWTTSKSLITPKTLNVLRGSLGFAMRKIYIEGFAEYVLKPFWDTAFPCIPNQRNDSWVILNCSRYQDLLVLKNYIEDVPEHRFSINVYNAVYAVAHALHSLFKCKEQEGCEKDLLTQPQQVVDALKKVNFTVKMGDRVWFDSTGATLAQYEVVNWQQNSDGSVNFKKVGYYDASLPPDQRFVLNIKEILWAGGNLKKPRSVCSESCPPGTRKAAQKGRPICCYDCIPCADGEISNDTDSNNCKQCQGEYWSNADKNKCVQKSVEFLSFTEVMGIVLVFFSLFGAGLTVLVAILFYSKKDTPIVKANNSELSFLLLFSLTLCFLCSLTFIGQPTQWSCMLRHTAFGITFVLCISCVLGKTLLVLMAFKATLPGSNIMKWFGPVQQRLSVLAFTFIQVLICVLWLSISPPFPHKNMKYYEEKIILECSLGSTIGFWAILGYIGLLAALCFILAFLARTLPDNFNEAKFITFSMLIFCAVWITFIPAYVSSPGKFTVAVEIFAILSSSISLLLCIFAPKCYIILLKPEQNTKQYMLGKTTSKFY, encoded by the exons atgcttctctATCTTTGCACGCTTCTGCTTTTTTTTAAGCTTAAAGTAAGTGTGGGAAATGCTTCTTGCAAAATAATGGGAGAACCGAAGTACCCTCTGCTTTTCAAGGATGGAGATGTGACTATTGGGGCACTTTTTCCAGTCCACAGCATAGAGACAGCACCTTCATTTGAGTTCACACAAAAACCTCAGCTTTTATCTTGCTCCAG TGTGAATCTGAGAGATTTTCGTCTGGCTCAAATCCTGATCTTTGCTATTGAGGAGATAAACAGAAGTGAAAGCTTGCTCCCAAAACTTTCCCTTGGCTACAAGATTTATGATACCTGTAGCTCAAAATTGTCTTCCATGAGTGCAACTATGGCATTGATGAATAGTTTTGAATTTGCAGGAAGAGACAAATGCAACGGGCAGACTTCTGTACATGCTATCATTGGAGAAACAGAGTCTTCTGCCACAGTGATCTTGACCAGAACCACAGGACCTTTCAAAATTCCAGTG ATAAGTCATGCAGCCTCCTGTGAATGTCTGAGTAGCAGGAAAGAGTATCCGTCATTCTTCAGGACTATTTCTAGTGATTACCATCAAGGTAGAGCACTTGCATACATTGTCAAGCACTTGGGCTGGTCTTGGGTGGGAGCTGTGAACAGTGACAATGACTATGGGAATTATGGAATGGCCATATTTCTTAATACAGCCCATAAAGAGGGAATTTGTGTGGAGTACTCTGAGAAATTCTACAGGACAGAGCCTGAGAAACTAAAAAAGGTGGTAGACACAATTAAAAAGAGCACTGCAAAAGTTATTGTtgcatttatttcatttcttGAAATGAGATTACTTGTTGAGCAGTTAAGTGCTGAAAACATTACAGGCCTCCAAATAGTTGGTGTGGAGGGATGGACAACTTCAAAGAGTTTGATTACTCCAAAAACATTAAATGTGCTGAGAGGGTCACTGGGTTTTGCAATGAGAAAAATTTATATTGAAGGCTTTGCAGAATATGTTTTAAAACCCTTCTGGGACACAGCTTTTCCATGCATACCGAATCAGAGGAATGATTCTTGGGTCATATTAAATTGCAGCAGATATCAGGATCTTCTTGTTCTGAAAAATTACATTGAAGATGTCCCTGAACATAGATTTTCAATAAATGTCTACAACGCAGTTTATGCTGTGGCTCATGCACTGCACAGTCTATTTAAGTGCAAAGAACAAGAGGGTTGTGAAAAAGACCTGTTGACACAACCACAGCAG gTAGTTGATGCTCTGAAAAAAGTCAATTTTACTGTAAAGATGGGAGATCGTGTGTGGTTTGACAGCACTGGTGCAACACTAGCCCAATATGAGGTTGTGAACTGGCAGCAGAACTCTGATGGATCAGTCAATTTTAAAAAAGTGGGATACTATGATGCCTCTCTGCCTCCTGACCAGCGCTTTGTGCTCAACATTAAAGAGATACTTTGGGCAGGAGGAAACCTGAAG AAGCCAAGATCTGTGTGCAGTGAGAGCTGTCCTCCAGGCACCAGGAAGGCTGCACAGAAAGGAAGACCTATCTGCTGTTATGACTGTATTCCATGTGCAGATGGAGAAATCAGTAACGACACAG ATTCAAATAACTGCAAGCAGTGTCAAGGGGAATACTGGTCTAATGctgataaaaataaatgtgttcaaAAGTCGGTAGAGTTTCTGTCATTTACAGAGGTTATGGGTATAGTGCTTGTTTTTTTCTCACTATTTGGAGCAGGATTAACTGTGCTGGTGGCCATTCTCTtttacagcaagaaggacacTCCCATAGTAAAAGCCAACAACTCAGAGTTGAGCTTCCTGCTGCTCTTCTCACTGACCCTGTGTTTCCTCTGTTCACTTACTTTCATTGGTCAGCCCACTCAATGGTCATGTATGTTGCGTCACACAGCTTTTGGGATCACTTTTGTCCTTTGTATTTCCTGTGTTTTAGGGAAAACATTACTGGTGTTAATGGCCTTCAAAGCTACACTTCCAGGAAGTAATATCATGAAATGGTTTGGGCCTGTACAACAACGACTAAGTGTTCTTGCTTTTACATTTATACAAGTTTTAATCTGTGTGTTATGGCTATCAATATCTCCACCATTTCCccacaaaaatatgaaatattatgaAGAGAAGATCATTCTTGAGTGCAGTTTAGGTTCTACTATAGGTTTCTGGGCTATTTTGGGATATATTGGCCTACTGGCTGCGTTGTGCTTCATTCTGGCTTTTCTGGCTAGGACACTTCCTGATAATTTCAATGAGGCCAAATTCATCACATTCAGTATGCTTATATTTTGTGCTGTATGGATCACTTTTATTCCAGCTTATGTTAGTTCTCCTGGAAAATTCACTGTAGCTGTGGAGATATTTGCCATTTTATCTTCAAGCATTAGTTTACTATTGTGCATTTTTGCACCCAAATGTTATATAATCCTTCTTAAGCCTGAACAAAATACAAAGCAATACATGTTGGGAAAAACAACATCTAAGTTCTActga
- the olfcg9 gene encoding extracellular calcium-sensing receptor isoform X1, with amino-acid sequence MQLSSFFKMLLYLCTLLLFFKLKVSVGNASCKIMGEPKYPLLFKDGDVTIGALFPVHSIETAPSFEFTQKPQLLSCSSVNLRDFRLAQILIFAIEEINRSESLLPKLSLGYKIYDTCSSKLSSMSATMALMNSFEFAGRDKCNGQTSVHAIIGETESSATVILTRTTGPFKIPVISHAASCECLSSRKEYPSFFRTISSDYHQGLQIVGVEGWTTSKSLITPKTLNVLRGSLGFAMRKIYIEGFAEYVLKPFWDTAFPCIPNQRNDSWVILNCSRYQDLLVLKNYIEDVPEHRFSINVYNAVYAVAHALHSLFKCKEQEGCEKDLLTQPQQVVDALKKVNFTVKMGDRVWFDSTGATLAQYEVVNWQQNSDGSVNFKKVGYYDASLPPDQRFVLNIKEILWAGGNLKKPRSVCSESCPPGTRKAAQKGRPICCYDCIPCADGEISNDTDSNNCKQCQGEYWSNADKNKCVQKSVEFLSFTEVMGIVLVFFSLFGAGLTVLVAILFYSKKDTPIVKANNSELSFLLLFSLTLCFLCSLTFIGQPTQWSCMLRHTAFGITFVLCISCVLGKTLLVLMAFKATLPGSNIMKWFGPVQQRLSVLAFTFIQVLICVLWLSISPPFPHKNMKYYEEKIILECSLGSTIGFWAILGYIGLLAALCFILAFLARTLPDNFNEAKFITFSMLIFCAVWITFIPAYVSSPGKFTVAVEIFAILSSSISLLLCIFAPKCYIILLKPEQNTKQYMLGKTTSKFY; translated from the exons ATGCAGTTGAGCTcatttttcaagatgcttctctATCTTTGCACGCTTCTGCTTTTTTTTAAGCTTAAAGTAAGTGTGGGAAATGCTTCTTGCAAAATAATGGGAGAACCGAAGTACCCTCTGCTTTTCAAGGATGGAGATGTGACTATTGGGGCACTTTTTCCAGTCCACAGCATAGAGACAGCACCTTCATTTGAGTTCACACAAAAACCTCAGCTTTTATCTTGCTCCAG TGTGAATCTGAGAGATTTTCGTCTGGCTCAAATCCTGATCTTTGCTATTGAGGAGATAAACAGAAGTGAAAGCTTGCTCCCAAAACTTTCCCTTGGCTACAAGATTTATGATACCTGTAGCTCAAAATTGTCTTCCATGAGTGCAACTATGGCATTGATGAATAGTTTTGAATTTGCAGGAAGAGACAAATGCAACGGGCAGACTTCTGTACATGCTATCATTGGAGAAACAGAGTCTTCTGCCACAGTGATCTTGACCAGAACCACAGGACCTTTCAAAATTCCAGTG ATAAGTCATGCAGCCTCCTGTGAATGTCTGAGTAGCAGGAAAGAGTATCCGTCATTCTTCAGGACTATTTCTAGTGATTACCATCAAG GCCTCCAAATAGTTGGTGTGGAGGGATGGACAACTTCAAAGAGTTTGATTACTCCAAAAACATTAAATGTGCTGAGAGGGTCACTGGGTTTTGCAATGAGAAAAATTTATATTGAAGGCTTTGCAGAATATGTTTTAAAACCCTTCTGGGACACAGCTTTTCCATGCATACCGAATCAGAGGAATGATTCTTGGGTCATATTAAATTGCAGCAGATATCAGGATCTTCTTGTTCTGAAAAATTACATTGAAGATGTCCCTGAACATAGATTTTCAATAAATGTCTACAACGCAGTTTATGCTGTGGCTCATGCACTGCACAGTCTATTTAAGTGCAAAGAACAAGAGGGTTGTGAAAAAGACCTGTTGACACAACCACAGCAG gTAGTTGATGCTCTGAAAAAAGTCAATTTTACTGTAAAGATGGGAGATCGTGTGTGGTTTGACAGCACTGGTGCAACACTAGCCCAATATGAGGTTGTGAACTGGCAGCAGAACTCTGATGGATCAGTCAATTTTAAAAAAGTGGGATACTATGATGCCTCTCTGCCTCCTGACCAGCGCTTTGTGCTCAACATTAAAGAGATACTTTGGGCAGGAGGAAACCTGAAG AAGCCAAGATCTGTGTGCAGTGAGAGCTGTCCTCCAGGCACCAGGAAGGCTGCACAGAAAGGAAGACCTATCTGCTGTTATGACTGTATTCCATGTGCAGATGGAGAAATCAGTAACGACACAG ATTCAAATAACTGCAAGCAGTGTCAAGGGGAATACTGGTCTAATGctgataaaaataaatgtgttcaaAAGTCGGTAGAGTTTCTGTCATTTACAGAGGTTATGGGTATAGTGCTTGTTTTTTTCTCACTATTTGGAGCAGGATTAACTGTGCTGGTGGCCATTCTCTtttacagcaagaaggacacTCCCATAGTAAAAGCCAACAACTCAGAGTTGAGCTTCCTGCTGCTCTTCTCACTGACCCTGTGTTTCCTCTGTTCACTTACTTTCATTGGTCAGCCCACTCAATGGTCATGTATGTTGCGTCACACAGCTTTTGGGATCACTTTTGTCCTTTGTATTTCCTGTGTTTTAGGGAAAACATTACTGGTGTTAATGGCCTTCAAAGCTACACTTCCAGGAAGTAATATCATGAAATGGTTTGGGCCTGTACAACAACGACTAAGTGTTCTTGCTTTTACATTTATACAAGTTTTAATCTGTGTGTTATGGCTATCAATATCTCCACCATTTCCccacaaaaatatgaaatattatgaAGAGAAGATCATTCTTGAGTGCAGTTTAGGTTCTACTATAGGTTTCTGGGCTATTTTGGGATATATTGGCCTACTGGCTGCGTTGTGCTTCATTCTGGCTTTTCTGGCTAGGACACTTCCTGATAATTTCAATGAGGCCAAATTCATCACATTCAGTATGCTTATATTTTGTGCTGTATGGATCACTTTTATTCCAGCTTATGTTAGTTCTCCTGGAAAATTCACTGTAGCTGTGGAGATATTTGCCATTTTATCTTCAAGCATTAGTTTACTATTGTGCATTTTTGCACCCAAATGTTATATAATCCTTCTTAAGCCTGAACAAAATACAAAGCAATACATGTTGGGAAAAACAACATCTAAGTTCTActga